From a single Asticcacaulis sp. MM231 genomic region:
- a CDS encoding NADP-dependent isocitrate dehydrogenase translates to MAKIKVANPVVDIDGDEMTRIIWQWIKDKLIHPYLDIDLQYFDLGMENRDATDDQVTIDAAEAIKACGVGVKCATITPDEARVKEFSLKKMWKSPNGTIRNILGGVVFREPIICKNVPRLVPGWTQPIVVGRHAFGDQYKATDFLVPGPGKLTMKFVGDDGKEMDFEVFKFPSAGVAMGMYNLDNSIRDFAHACFAYGLSRGYPVYLSTKNTILKAYDGRFKDIFAEIYAAEYEDKFKAAGLHYEHRLIDDMVAAALKWSGGYLWACKNYDGDVQSDTVAQGYGSLGLMTSALVTPDGKIMEAEAAHGTVTRHFRQHQKGEATSTNSMASIFAWTQGLKHRAKLDGNAELTKFAETLEKVCVDTVEAGFMTKDLALLVGPSQGWLTTEGFLDKISENLTKALAA, encoded by the coding sequence ATGGCTAAAATCAAGGTGGCGAACCCGGTTGTCGATATCGACGGCGACGAAATGACCCGCATCATCTGGCAGTGGATCAAGGACAAGCTGATCCACCCCTATCTCGATATCGACCTGCAATATTTCGACCTCGGCATGGAAAACCGCGACGCGACCGACGATCAGGTCACCATCGATGCCGCCGAAGCCATCAAGGCCTGCGGCGTCGGCGTCAAGTGCGCCACCATCACGCCTGACGAAGCCCGCGTGAAGGAATTCAGCCTGAAGAAGATGTGGAAGTCGCCCAACGGCACCATCCGCAACATCCTGGGCGGCGTCGTTTTCCGTGAGCCGATCATCTGCAAGAACGTGCCGCGCCTCGTGCCCGGCTGGACCCAGCCGATCGTCGTTGGCCGTCATGCCTTCGGCGACCAGTACAAGGCCACCGATTTCCTCGTCCCCGGCCCCGGCAAGCTGACGATGAAGTTCGTCGGTGACGACGGCAAGGAAATGGACTTTGAGGTCTTCAAGTTCCCCAGCGCCGGCGTGGCCATGGGCATGTACAACCTCGACAACTCGATCCGCGATTTCGCCCATGCCTGCTTCGCTTACGGCCTGTCGCGCGGCTATCCGGTTTACCTGTCGACCAAGAACACCATCCTGAAAGCCTATGACGGCCGCTTCAAGGACATCTTCGCCGAAATCTACGCCGCCGAATACGAAGACAAGTTCAAGGCTGCCGGCCTGCACTACGAGCACCGCCTGATCGACGACATGGTCGCCGCGGCGCTCAAGTGGTCGGGCGGTTACCTCTGGGCCTGTAAGAACTATGACGGCGACGTCCAGTCCGACACCGTGGCGCAAGGCTATGGCTCGCTCGGCCTGATGACCTCGGCCCTGGTCACGCCCGATGGCAAGATCATGGAAGCCGAAGCCGCCCACGGCACCGTGACACGCCACTTCCGCCAGCACCAGAAGGGTGAAGCCACCTCGACCAATTCGATGGCCTCGATCTTCGCCTGGACACAAGGCCTGAAGCACCGCGCCAAGCTCGACGGCAATGCCGAGCTGACCAAGTTCGCCGAAACCCTGGAAAAGGTCTGCGTCGATACGGTCGAAGCCGGCTTCATGACCAAGGATCTGGCGCTGCTCGTCGGCCCGTCGCAAGGCTGGCTGACCACCGAGGGCTTCCTCGACAAGATCAGCGAAAACCTGACCAAGGCCCTGGCTGCCTAA
- a CDS encoding type II CAAX endopeptidase family protein, with product MAGIELYAPRTERHRRTWTWAAILLAVVFIVLGMIPMAVLGLVFHIPIQPGINWMADSFQLYGFAGVILVFFLWVWLFERRSPRVLGFNDKAVPRYLRGLGIGFGFITAVVGGIWLLGGYQIESAGFWGAPSLTLLVPLIALFGGFMVQGATEEIAMRGYLLQIIASRHGIIWGIVVNMIIFSLLHAGNIEMSKELIIGLLNIVLVAVFLSFYAIQERSLWGVCAWHTAWNWLLGVGFGLEVSGMKLDAAPLVVDLMDRPGAIWWLTGGKFGPEASLVTSVVLSLGVAWLVWKGALKPKESYPAPVSAEKTAV from the coding sequence ATGGCTGGCATTGAACTTTACGCACCACGCACCGAGCGGCATCGCCGCACCTGGACCTGGGCGGCGATCCTTCTCGCTGTCGTCTTTATTGTGCTGGGCATGATTCCGATGGCGGTGCTGGGGCTTGTGTTTCATATTCCCATACAGCCGGGCATCAACTGGATGGCCGACAGCTTCCAACTCTATGGCTTTGCCGGCGTCATTCTGGTCTTCTTCTTGTGGGTCTGGTTGTTTGAGCGTCGCAGTCCGCGTGTCCTGGGTTTCAATGATAAGGCGGTGCCGCGTTATCTGCGTGGCCTTGGCATTGGCTTTGGTTTTATCACCGCCGTTGTGGGCGGCATCTGGCTGCTCGGCGGTTATCAGATTGAGAGCGCCGGCTTCTGGGGGGCGCCAAGTCTGACCTTGCTCGTGCCCCTGATCGCTCTGTTCGGCGGCTTCATGGTGCAGGGCGCGACTGAGGAAATCGCCATGCGTGGTTATCTGTTGCAGATCATCGCCTCGCGCCACGGCATTATCTGGGGCATCGTTGTCAACATGATCATCTTCTCGCTGCTGCACGCCGGCAATATCGAGATGTCTAAGGAGTTGATCATTGGTCTGCTTAATATCGTACTTGTCGCGGTTTTTCTCAGCTTCTATGCCATTCAGGAACGTTCACTGTGGGGGGTCTGCGCCTGGCATACGGCCTGGAACTGGCTGCTTGGCGTTGGTTTCGGCCTTGAGGTCAGCGGCATGAAACTCGATGCGGCGCCTTTGGTGGTCGATTTGATGGATAGGCCTGGCGCTATCTGGTGGCTGACCGGCGGCAAATTTGGCCCCGAGGCCAGCCTTGTCACCTCGGTGGTTCTGTCGCTCGGCGTGGCATGGCTTGTCTGGAAAGGCGCGCTGAAGCCCAAAGAGAGCTATCCGGCGCCGGTTTCGGCAGAGAAAACCGCCGTTTAG
- a CDS encoding GDSL-type esterase/lipase family protein, translating into MQFIAALLSGIVLAGAAQAETRLEFAPQKNDNYFWQLPVYTGGRTALETYISVDFPYGPYQVHQWPGTYYETTFTGPEVYFALSDNANILSVSVDDVLLGKLSKPGSRIYRVSGLSNAPHRIRIERNTETQNEKGGFHGFDLPNFKPGAVMPPQPPLLPRTRQIEFIGNSYTVGYGNTAGKRQCTKDELWATTDTQQAFGPLTAKHYNADYQINAFSGRGIVRNYDGFIGDTLPALYPYALYDGKTEYHDPLWQPQLIVIALGTNDFSTPVHAGEKWKTEAELIADYEATYVNFVKSLRTKNPDAAVLLISYDPATTPQITTVRDRLKAQGDAKVDFLEITGFTKNACDYHPDTDDDRKISQTLIAYLDAHPAFWQGK; encoded by the coding sequence ATGCAATTCATTGCGGCTCTATTATCGGGTATCGTGCTGGCCGGCGCCGCACAGGCGGAAACACGCCTTGAGTTTGCCCCGCAAAAAAATGATAACTATTTCTGGCAACTGCCCGTCTATACCGGTGGTCGTACGGCCCTGGAGACCTATATTTCAGTGGATTTCCCTTACGGACCTTACCAAGTACATCAGTGGCCCGGAACCTATTATGAAACGACCTTCACCGGCCCAGAGGTCTATTTTGCCCTGAGTGATAACGCCAACATCCTCTCGGTCAGTGTCGATGACGTCCTCTTAGGTAAGCTCAGCAAGCCGGGAAGCCGCATATATCGCGTCTCAGGTCTCAGCAACGCCCCTCACCGTATTCGCATTGAGCGGAACACCGAAACCCAAAATGAAAAAGGCGGTTTTCACGGTTTCGATCTGCCGAACTTCAAACCTGGGGCCGTTATGCCTCCCCAGCCTCCGCTGTTGCCGCGCACGCGCCAGATCGAGTTCATCGGCAATTCCTACACCGTGGGCTACGGCAATACCGCCGGCAAACGCCAGTGCACCAAGGACGAACTGTGGGCCACCACCGATACGCAACAGGCTTTCGGTCCTTTGACCGCCAAACACTACAACGCTGATTACCAGATCAACGCCTTTTCCGGCCGCGGCATCGTGCGTAACTATGACGGCTTCATCGGCGATACCCTGCCCGCGCTCTATCCTTACGCCCTCTATGATGGCAAGACCGAATATCATGATCCGCTTTGGCAGCCGCAGCTCATCGTCATCGCGCTCGGCACCAACGATTTCTCCACGCCCGTCCATGCCGGCGAAAAGTGGAAGACTGAGGCTGAACTGATTGCGGATTACGAAGCAACTTATGTCAATTTCGTCAAATCCCTGCGCACGAAGAACCCGGATGCGGCCGTCCTGCTGATCTCCTACGATCCGGCCACTACGCCGCAAATCACCACCGTACGTGACCGCCTGAAGGCCCAAGGCGATGCCAAGGTCGATTTCCTTGAGATCACCGGCTTCACCAAGAACGCCTGCGATTATCACCCCGATACCGACGATGACCGCAAGATCAGCCAAACCCTGATCGCATACCTCGACGCTCATCCCGCATTCTGGCAAGGCAAATAA
- a CDS encoding SGNH/GDSL hydrolase family protein gives MRLFNALLLSGTLLASAAQAGTPIGYPLPLHIGGRVAPVGADPAQGYIHQWPGTYFEGRFKGKEISLRLNDKTNILNVYVDGQKVQTVNRPGEGDIVLGPFADTEHTIRIEKLTESASSSAQFTGLFVADADDVRPAPEPSPRRIEFIGDSYTVGYGNTSSTRTCPGDQVWATTNTQAAFGPVTAKHFKADYRVNAISGRGIVRNYNGGEGLPLPQAYPNALNLTGPGLTVTASPVSDDWNPQVIVIGLGANDFTTPLHGGEVWTTRDELHSDYEQTYVAFVQSLRGKYPGAYFILMATDQANGEILSEVKKVLATLRASGESRIDFLPMNGLSFGGCDWHPTTADDTQVANSLIGFLEARPEIWDNQ, from the coding sequence ATGCGTCTTTTCAACGCGCTCCTGCTCAGCGGCACGCTTCTGGCCAGCGCCGCCCAGGCCGGAACGCCGATCGGTTATCCCCTGCCCCTGCATATCGGCGGCCGCGTGGCGCCCGTTGGCGCCGATCCGGCGCAAGGCTATATCCACCAGTGGCCGGGCACCTATTTCGAGGGCCGCTTCAAGGGCAAGGAGATATCGCTGCGCCTGAACGACAAGACCAATATCCTCAATGTCTATGTCGATGGCCAGAAGGTGCAGACCGTCAACCGCCCCGGCGAAGGCGATATCGTGCTTGGCCCCTTCGCCGATACCGAACACACCATCCGCATCGAGAAGCTGACCGAGTCGGCCTCAAGCTCGGCGCAATTCACCGGTCTGTTCGTGGCCGATGCTGATGATGTCCGTCCCGCGCCGGAGCCTTCGCCACGCCGCATCGAGTTCATCGGCGACAGCTATACCGTAGGCTACGGCAACACCTCGTCCACCCGCACCTGCCCCGGCGATCAGGTCTGGGCCACCACCAACACCCAGGCCGCCTTCGGGCCGGTCACCGCCAAGCATTTCAAGGCCGATTACCGCGTCAACGCCATTTCCGGCCGCGGCATCGTGCGCAACTACAATGGCGGCGAAGGCCTGCCCCTACCGCAAGCCTATCCGAACGCCCTCAATCTGACAGGCCCCGGCCTCACCGTGACCGCCTCGCCTGTCTCTGATGACTGGAACCCGCAGGTCATCGTCATCGGCCTCGGCGCCAACGATTTCACCACGCCCCTGCATGGCGGCGAGGTGTGGACCACGCGCGACGAACTGCACAGCGATTACGAGCAGACCTATGTCGCGTTCGTGCAGTCCCTGCGCGGCAAATATCCCGGTGCTTATTTCATCCTGATGGCCACCGATCAGGCCAATGGCGAGATCCTGTCCGAGGTCAAAAAGGTACTCGCCACCTTGCGCGCATCGGGTGAGAGCCGCATCGATTTCTTACCCATGAACGGCCTAAGTTTTGGCGGGTGCGACTGGCACCCGACCACGGCGGACGATACTCAGGTGGCGAACAGCCTGATCGGTTTCCTAGAGGCCCGGCCGGAGATATGGGACAACCAATAA
- a CDS encoding RNA methyltransferase yields MTDQPLLPCIILDRPQMAENIGAVARVMGNFGLTELRLVAPRDGWPQERAWALSSGAEWPLNDAKVYDTLADAVADLQVVYATTARNREVHLPVITPRACAADAMKISREGLKTGLLFGAERMGLETNDLSNAHYIVTIPVDPKFQSLNLAQAVNIVAYEWRLQVMDTPDAAFTRNMDPPADMKFVTGLYEHLEAELDTSGFFFPLEKRPSVVRNLRAVFNRAGLTEQEVRTWRGVVTALTKGRGRVLARLAKEQGEKE; encoded by the coding sequence ATGACAGATCAACCCCTTCTTCCCTGCATCATCCTTGACCGTCCGCAGATGGCCGAAAACATCGGCGCCGTGGCGCGGGTCATGGGCAATTTCGGCCTGACCGAGCTGCGTCTGGTGGCGCCGCGTGACGGCTGGCCGCAGGAACGCGCCTGGGCCTTGAGTTCCGGTGCTGAATGGCCGCTGAACGACGCCAAGGTTTATGACACCCTGGCCGATGCCGTGGCTGACCTGCAGGTTGTTTACGCCACCACGGCGCGCAACCGCGAAGTTCATCTGCCGGTGATCACGCCGCGCGCCTGTGCTGCTGACGCCATGAAGATCAGCCGCGAAGGCCTGAAGACGGGGCTTCTCTTTGGCGCCGAACGCATGGGGCTGGAAACTAACGATCTTTCCAACGCGCACTATATCGTCACCATCCCGGTCGATCCCAAGTTCCAGTCGCTCAATCTGGCGCAGGCGGTCAATATCGTCGCCTACGAATGGCGCCTGCAGGTGATGGATACGCCGGATGCGGCCTTCACGCGCAATATGGACCCACCGGCCGACATGAAATTCGTCACCGGCCTCTATGAGCATCTCGAAGCCGAACTCGACACATCGGGCTTCTTCTTCCCGTTGGAAAAGCGTCCGTCGGTGGTGCGTAACCTGCGCGCCGTCTTCAATCGCGCCGGCCTGACCGAGCAGGAGGTGCGCACCTGGCGCGGCGTGGTGACGGCACTGACCAAGGGGCGCGGGCGCGTTCTGGCGCGTCTGGCGAAGGAACAGGGTGAAAAAGAGTAG
- a CDS encoding DUF3147 family protein has translation MLYLLIKAGLSGLIIAAVSEIAKRWPGFGALVASLPLISILGMLWLWRDTQDIERMAQHAEGTFWYVLPSLPMFLLIPFLLRKGMSFYPALLAGCGLTVTLYLAMTLIGPRFGLKL, from the coding sequence ATGCTCTATCTCCTTATCAAGGCCGGTTTATCGGGGCTGATCATTGCCGCCGTTTCCGAAATCGCCAAGCGCTGGCCGGGGTTTGGCGCGCTGGTGGCGTCCCTGCCGCTGATCTCGATCCTGGGAATGCTGTGGCTATGGCGTGATACGCAGGATATCGAACGCATGGCGCAACATGCCGAGGGCACCTTCTGGTATGTCCTGCCGTCGCTGCCGATGTTCCTGCTCATTCCGTTTTTGCTGCGCAAGGGCATGTCGTTTTATCCGGCGCTGCTGGCGGGATGCGGGCTGACGGTCACGCTCTACCTGGCCATGACGCTGATCGGTCCGCGATTTGGACTCAAACTGTAG
- a CDS encoding SGNH/GDSL hydrolase family protein, whose protein sequence is MWKSILLAGALAISPFAAHATTTFQIAYLLPMTIGGRVTADNVHQWPAVYFESRFTGPSVKLLFDNENSNFNVIVDGKPLMILQKPGSKVVELGELGDGEHTIRLEKRSETQYLTGRFVGFDTIDQPSPLLPPPHRARQIEFIGDSLTVGYGNTSAFTQCTPEEIFETTDSQQGFGVLTARHFDADYQINAFSGLGMVRNYDGREHPKYHMPMLYDRALFDDPTPAHQPDWHPQVIVIGIGSNDFSTPVRPDEPWGNEANLRADYVKTYTAFVKTLRARNPNAFILLTTLEGEPEGYIGGTNEVFTAMTSGGDNKIDRITLPVLDYTGCNSHPNTRSDARAADIYIKYLEAHPQLWQGK, encoded by the coding sequence ATGTGGAAGTCGATTTTACTGGCCGGGGCGCTGGCTATATCTCCGTTCGCCGCACACGCGACAACAACATTTCAGATCGCATATCTCCTGCCTATGACCATTGGCGGGCGCGTCACAGCCGATAATGTTCATCAATGGCCTGCCGTTTATTTCGAATCGCGTTTCACAGGGCCGTCCGTAAAATTGCTTTTCGACAATGAGAACAGCAACTTCAATGTTATTGTCGATGGCAAGCCGCTGATGATTTTGCAAAAGCCAGGCAGCAAGGTCGTAGAGCTAGGTGAGTTGGGCGACGGCGAACATACGATACGCCTCGAAAAGCGATCAGAAACCCAATACCTGACAGGTCGTTTCGTCGGGTTCGACACGATCGATCAGCCAAGCCCGCTGTTACCCCCGCCCCACCGCGCCCGCCAGATCGAGTTCATCGGTGACTCACTGACCGTCGGCTATGGCAATACCTCAGCCTTTACCCAGTGTACGCCTGAGGAAATCTTCGAGACCACCGACAGCCAGCAGGGCTTTGGCGTCCTCACCGCCAGGCATTTCGACGCCGATTACCAGATCAACGCCTTTTCCGGTCTTGGCATGGTGCGCAATTACGACGGCCGCGAGCATCCGAAATACCATATGCCGATGCTCTATGACCGTGCGCTCTTCGATGACCCGACGCCCGCCCACCAGCCCGACTGGCACCCACAGGTCATTGTCATCGGTATCGGCAGCAATGATTTTTCCACACCTGTGCGTCCAGATGAGCCGTGGGGAAATGAGGCCAATCTCCGCGCCGACTATGTGAAGACCTACACCGCCTTCGTCAAAACCCTCCGCGCCCGAAACCCAAACGCCTTTATCCTGCTGACCACGCTGGAAGGCGAACCGGAAGGCTATATCGGCGGCACGAATGAGGTATTTACCGCCATGACCTCGGGCGGTGATAACAAGATAGACCGCATCACCCTGCCGGTGCTCGACTACACCGGCTGCAACAGTCACCCCAATACCCGCTCGGACGCACGGGCCGCCGATATCTACATCAAATATCTCGAAGCCCACCCGCAGCTCTGGCAAGGCAAGTAA
- a CDS encoding AEC family transporter, with translation MFDTLGRVLVFFAFIGLGALLVKLKRLNAQGLDGLSAYFYWLAFPCWLMISFSRLPHFDITMAMPILAYLAAMVLTGAIVVIATRLFKSRKDDAIAAGMAGFINNSAFLGIPIALSLFGPEVSRIGPLVVAADFLILFSIGCAGLAKASGKTFKAALAHTAKNPTVIGALTGVACMLIGFRFPLPVENALDILGKSGPPVALVALGGMLALMPVTNLTRPDATSAIAIIGKILLAPALVALVLSLLRVDPLTLRVCVFLAATPTAVSVFIQTKMYGLWFEGAAKTVAQSTLISLFTLSALALLLRMEYDYFGEVDVPASMPPSILNSEPVI, from the coding sequence ATGTTTGACACTTTAGGCCGCGTCCTCGTCTTCTTCGCCTTTATCGGCCTTGGTGCCTTGCTGGTGAAACTCAAGCGCCTCAACGCACAGGGGCTGGACGGTCTGTCCGCCTATTTCTACTGGCTGGCCTTTCCATGCTGGCTGATGATCAGCTTTTCCCGCCTGCCGCATTTCGATATCACCATGGCCATGCCGATCCTGGCCTATCTTGCCGCCATGGTCCTGACCGGCGCGATCGTCGTTATTGCCACGCGCCTTTTCAAAAGCCGAAAGGACGACGCCATCGCCGCCGGCATGGCCGGTTTCATCAACAATTCCGCTTTCCTCGGCATCCCCATCGCGCTTAGCCTGTTCGGGCCGGAAGTTTCGCGTATCGGGCCGCTGGTCGTGGCCGCCGACTTCCTCATCCTGTTCAGCATCGGCTGCGCCGGATTGGCCAAGGCTTCGGGCAAAACCTTCAAGGCTGCCCTGGCCCACACCGCCAAAAACCCGACCGTGATCGGCGCCCTGACCGGTGTCGCCTGTATGCTGATCGGCTTCCGCTTTCCTTTGCCAGTCGAAAACGCGCTTGATATCCTCGGCAAATCCGGCCCGCCGGTCGCCCTCGTGGCGCTGGGCGGGATGCTGGCTCTGATGCCCGTGACGAACCTGACCCGTCCGGACGCCACTAGTGCCATCGCCATTATCGGCAAGATTTTGCTCGCTCCCGCCTTGGTCGCGCTTGTGCTCAGCCTGCTTCGCGTCGATCCACTGACCTTGCGCGTCTGTGTCTTTCTAGCGGCCACACCCACCGCCGTCAGCGTCTTTATCCAGACGAAGATGTACGGCCTGTGGTTTGAAGGCGCCGCCAAGACCGTGGCGCAGTCGACCCTGATCAGTCTCTTCACCTTGTCGGCGTTGGCCTTGCTTTTACGCATGGAATATGACTACTTCGGCGAGGTCGATGTCCCCGCCAGTATGCCGCCGTCGATATTGAATTCCGAACCGGTGATATAG
- a CDS encoding DUF2939 domain-containing protein: protein MSRILSLLLVIIVAGCAGLFYAAPIISFADVRSSCQSQDIDALAKLIDFDTVRISLKAQLDAGDKGLAAPAPSALNDPVGATGSAFKNVADSVGKAINDMVNPNAVKAPAKPVIDVNSYLTPKAILGLTYGEAKDANRFEPSTFEGKPPSPKVAFFSLERARLTVTDEAHGTTTFTFERHGLTHWELVHIGLPTAESEALKANPAG, encoded by the coding sequence GTGTCGAGAATTCTAAGCCTGTTGCTGGTTATCATCGTCGCGGGTTGCGCCGGTCTGTTCTATGCCGCGCCGATCATCTCCTTCGCGGATGTCCGCAGTTCCTGCCAGAGCCAGGATATCGACGCCCTGGCCAAGCTGATCGATTTCGACACCGTGCGCATCAGCCTGAAAGCCCAGCTCGATGCCGGCGACAAGGGGCTGGCCGCTCCCGCCCCCAGCGCGCTCAATGATCCGGTGGGCGCCACCGGCAGCGCCTTCAAGAATGTCGCCGATTCCGTCGGCAAGGCCATCAATGACATGGTCAATCCCAACGCCGTCAAAGCACCCGCCAAGCCGGTGATCGACGTCAATTCTTACCTGACGCCCAAGGCGATTCTCGGCCTGACCTATGGCGAGGCGAAAGACGCCAACAGGTTCGAGCCGTCCACCTTCGAGGGCAAGCCGCCTTCGCCCAAGGTGGCCTTTTTCAGTCTCGAACGCGCCCGCCTGACCGTCACAGACGAGGCCCACGGCACCACCACCTTCACCTTCGAGCGCCACGGCCTGACCCACTGGGAACTGGTCCATATCGGCCTGCCCACTGCCGAAAGCGAAGCGCTCAAAGCCAATCCGGCCGGCTAA
- a CDS encoding putative zinc-binding metallopeptidase, whose product MKLFRCDNCGNSIYFENRSCLKCGLRLGFVCEEISLHAMQPDANHADRWRRVDQQQFVYRFCPNAAFDVCNWLVRDDSDEAFCTACRYNGLVPNAKSREGLRRWRAISDAQRHLFYSFLRWDLPRPSRKEDPIGGLRFDLKDDKINPDGSCQPVLIGHDEGHIVIRTAEADDPTREQQRAMMNEPYRTLLGHFRHETGHFIWNKMVRDAGKTESFRAVFGDESVDYDEALKRHYTRGPRPGWGSSYISYYATTHPWEDFAECFAHVLHIINSLETAHMFGIALAPMSHDFLAAHANFDPYSVLDFERIAEVWIPLSLALNTIHHSMGERDLYPFILTPVIKGKLAYVHSLLTRQI is encoded by the coding sequence ATGAAACTTTTTCGCTGCGATAACTGCGGAAATTCGATCTATTTCGAGAACCGGTCCTGCCTCAAATGCGGTTTACGCCTGGGCTTCGTCTGCGAAGAAATCAGCCTTCACGCCATGCAGCCCGACGCCAACCATGCCGATCGCTGGCGCCGCGTCGATCAGCAGCAGTTCGTCTATCGCTTCTGCCCCAACGCCGCTTTCGATGTCTGCAACTGGCTGGTGCGCGATGACAGCGACGAGGCCTTTTGCACCGCCTGCCGTTACAATGGACTGGTGCCCAATGCGAAAAGCAGGGAGGGCCTGCGCCGCTGGCGCGCCATCTCCGACGCCCAGCGCCACCTGTTCTATTCGTTCCTGCGCTGGGATTTGCCGCGTCCCTCGCGCAAGGAAGATCCGATCGGCGGGCTTCGCTTCGATCTGAAGGACGACAAGATCAATCCGGACGGCTCGTGCCAGCCGGTGCTGATCGGCCACGATGAGGGCCATATCGTCATCCGCACCGCCGAGGCCGACGACCCGACGCGCGAACAGCAGCGCGCCATGATGAACGAGCCTTACCGCACCCTGCTTGGTCACTTCCGCCACGAGACCGGCCACTTCATCTGGAACAAGATGGTGCGCGATGCCGGCAAGACCGAGAGTTTCCGCGCCGTTTTCGGTGACGAGAGCGTCGATTACGACGAGGCGCTGAAGCGTCATTACACGCGGGGGCCCAGGCCCGGCTGGGGTTCCAGCTATATCAGCTATTACGCCACCACCCATCCGTGGGAGGATTTCGCAGAGTGCTTCGCCCATGTGCTGCATATCATCAATTCACTGGAGACAGCGCACATGTTCGGGATAGCGCTGGCGCCCATGTCACACGATTTCCTGGCGGCGCACGCGAACTTCGATCCCTATTCGGTGCTCGATTTCGAACGCATCGCCGAGGTGTGGATACCGCTCAGCCTGGCGCTCAACACCATCCACCACTCGATGGGCGAGCGCGATCTTTATCCCTTTATCCTGACCCCGGTGATCAAGGGCAAACTGGCCTATGTCCACAGCCTGCTGACGCGGCAGATCTAG
- a CDS encoding serine aminopeptidase domain-containing protein gives MALDRRALLTAFASTALAPSLTRAQVTANDFDLPLADGRVVRVISRNVPNPRGVVLFSHGGGSWPEQYDKMGAFLLKQGFAVLAPLHTDSVKIPEDKRATLQSSFPQRIADMAAVAAYAKSAYKDLPQIAAGHSYGSLFALMLGGGLDYVAPLYTPDVKAVVCFSSPGAIPSLINPTSYSTLKAPLLMVTGDADTVPGFVTDWHDHLLPFEGTTVKESYALIIKGGGHELISGADPVRFALASDVTRQFLGHEILGSDVTISLPAGAAAELRQK, from the coding sequence ATGGCCCTCGACCGCCGCGCCTTGCTGACCGCGTTTGCTTCCACCGCCCTTGCGCCTTCGCTTACGCGGGCGCAGGTCACCGCCAACGATTTCGACCTGCCGCTGGCCGATGGCCGCGTTGTGCGGGTGATCAGCCGCAATGTGCCCAATCCGCGCGGGGTGGTCCTTTTCTCGCATGGCGGGGGCAGTTGGCCCGAACAGTATGACAAGATGGGCGCGTTCCTGCTGAAACAGGGCTTCGCCGTGCTGGCGCCGCTCCATACCGATTCCGTCAAGATCCCCGAAGACAAGCGCGCCACGCTGCAATCCAGCTTTCCGCAGCGCATCGCCGACATGGCGGCCGTCGCGGCCTATGCTAAATCGGCCTACAAGGACCTGCCGCAGATCGCCGCCGGCCACAGCTACGGTTCACTGTTCGCCCTGATGCTGGGCGGCGGACTGGACTATGTGGCGCCGCTTTATACGCCGGATGTCAAGGCGGTGGTGTGCTTCTCCAGCCCCGGTGCGATCCCCAGCCTGATCAACCCGACCTCCTATTCCACGCTGAAAGCGCCTCTGCTGATGGTGACGGGTGACGCCGATACCGTGCCGGGGTTTGTGACCGACTGGCACGATCATCTGCTGCCGTTCGAGGGCACCACGGTGAAGGAAAGCTACGCGCTTATCATCAAGGGCGGCGGGCATGAGCTGATCAGTGGCGCCGATCCGGTCAGGTTCGCGCTGGCCTCGGACGTGACACGCCAGTTCCTCGGCCACGAAATCCTGGGCAGCGATGTCACAATCAGCCTGCCGGCGGGCGCTGCGGCCGAACTTAGGCAGAAATAG